Proteins encoded by one window of Dryocola sp. LX212:
- the sufS gene encoding cysteine desulfurase SufS, which yields MSFSIDQVRADFPILSREVNGQPLVYLDSAASAQKPQAVINAELDFYSHGYAAVHRGIHTLSAEATQLMESVRNQVASFVNAKVPEEIVFVRGTTEGINLVANSWGRANVQAGDNIIISAMEHHANIVPWQMLCEQTGATLRVIPLNADGTLALDVYLSLIDERTKLLAITHVSNVLGTENPVREMIATAHQAGVKVLVDGAQAIMHHAVDVQALGCDFYLFSGHKIYGPTGIGILYAREEILQDMQPWEGGGSMIATVSLTEGTTYAAAPWRFEAGTPNTAGIIGLGAALRYVESLGLQEIGEYEQMLMRYAQQALKTVPDLTVYGPDSRLGVIAFNLGKHHAYDVGSFLDNYGIAVRTGHHCAMPLMAHYQVPAMCRASFAMYNTEEEVDRLVAGLQRIHRLLG from the coding sequence ATGAGTTTTTCAATCGACCAGGTGCGTGCCGATTTCCCTATTTTAAGCCGGGAGGTTAACGGCCAGCCGCTGGTCTATCTCGACAGCGCCGCCAGCGCCCAGAAACCGCAGGCGGTGATTAACGCCGAGCTGGATTTCTACAGCCACGGCTATGCTGCGGTGCACCGCGGTATACACACGCTGAGCGCGGAAGCTACGCAGCTCATGGAAAGCGTCCGCAATCAGGTTGCCAGCTTCGTTAATGCAAAAGTGCCGGAAGAGATTGTCTTCGTGCGTGGCACTACCGAGGGCATTAACCTGGTGGCAAACAGCTGGGGGCGGGCGAACGTCCAGGCCGGAGATAACATTATTATCTCCGCCATGGAGCACCACGCGAATATCGTGCCGTGGCAGATGCTTTGCGAACAGACGGGAGCCACGCTGCGGGTGATCCCGCTGAATGCAGACGGCACCTTAGCGTTGGACGTGTATTTGTCGCTGATTGACGAGCGAACCAAACTGCTGGCGATAACCCACGTTTCGAACGTACTGGGTACAGAAAATCCGGTGCGCGAAATGATCGCCACTGCCCATCAGGCGGGCGTAAAGGTGCTGGTGGACGGCGCGCAGGCCATTATGCACCACGCGGTGGATGTGCAGGCTTTAGGCTGCGATTTCTATCTCTTCTCGGGCCATAAAATCTACGGGCCAACCGGTATCGGTATCCTCTATGCCCGCGAAGAAATTTTGCAGGATATGCAGCCGTGGGAAGGGGGGGGCTCGATGATTGCCACCGTCAGCCTCACCGAAGGCACGACGTATGCCGCCGCGCCCTGGCGTTTTGAGGCCGGTACACCTAACACTGCAGGGATTATCGGCCTGGGCGCCGCGCTGCGTTACGTAGAGAGCCTGGGGCTGCAGGAGATAGGCGAGTACGAACAAATGCTGATGCGCTATGCCCAGCAGGCGTTAAAAACCGTGCCGGACCTGACCGTGTACGGGCCGGACAGTCGGCTTGGCGTCATCGCCTTTAACCTTGGCAAACATCATGCGTACGATGTGGGTAGTTTCCTGGATAACTACGGCATTGCCGTAAGAACCGGGCACCACTGCGCAATGCCGCTGATGGCACATTATCAGGTGCCGGCGATGTGCCGTGCCTCCTTTGCGATGTATAACACCGAAGAAGAAGTGGACAGGCTGGTGGCCGGACTGCAACGCATCCACCGTCTGTTGGGCTGA
- the pykF gene encoding pyruvate kinase PykF, with protein sequence MKKTKIVCTIGPKTESEEMLTKMLDAGMNVMRLNFSHGDYEEHGQRIKNLRNVVAKTGKKAAILLDTKGPEIRTIKLEGGNDVSLKAGQTFTFTTDKTVVGNSDIVAVTYEGFTNDLSVGNTVLVDDGLIGMEVTAIEGKNVVCKVLNNGDLGENKGVNLPGVSIALPALAEKDKQDLIFGCEQGVDFVAASFIRKRSDVVEIREHLKAHGGEKIQIISKIENQEGLNNFDEILEASDGIMVARGDLGVEIPVEEVIFAQKMMIEKCVRARKVVITATQMLDSMIKNPRPTRAEAGDVANAIIDGTDAVMLSGESAKGKYPLEAVTIMATICERTDRVMTSRLDNNQDSRKLRITEAVCRGAVETAEKLEAPLIVVATQGGKSAKAVRKYFPNATILALTTNEVTARQLVLSKGVVPQLVKEIASTDDFYRLGKDVALESGLARKGDIVVMVSGALVPSGTTNTASVHVL encoded by the coding sequence ATGAAAAAGACTAAAATTGTATGCACCATCGGTCCAAAAACCGAATCCGAAGAGATGCTGACCAAAATGCTCGACGCGGGCATGAACGTTATGCGTCTTAACTTCTCTCACGGTGACTATGAAGAGCACGGCCAGCGCATCAAGAACCTGCGTAACGTGGTTGCTAAAACCGGTAAGAAAGCAGCTATCCTGCTGGACACCAAAGGTCCTGAAATCCGTACCATTAAGCTGGAAGGCGGTAATGACGTCTCCCTGAAAGCGGGCCAGACCTTCACCTTCACCACCGACAAAACCGTTGTCGGCAACAGCGATATCGTTGCTGTTACCTATGAAGGCTTCACCAACGACCTGAGCGTGGGTAACACCGTGCTGGTTGACGATGGCCTAATCGGGATGGAAGTCACCGCTATCGAAGGCAAAAACGTTGTTTGTAAAGTGCTGAACAACGGCGACCTGGGCGAAAATAAAGGCGTTAACCTGCCGGGCGTTTCCATCGCGCTGCCTGCGCTGGCTGAGAAAGACAAACAGGACCTGATCTTCGGCTGTGAGCAAGGCGTCGACTTCGTTGCGGCATCCTTTATCCGTAAGCGTTCTGACGTTGTTGAAATCCGTGAGCATTTAAAAGCCCACGGCGGCGAGAAGATCCAGATCATCTCCAAAATTGAAAACCAGGAAGGCCTGAACAACTTCGACGAAATCCTCGAAGCTTCTGACGGCATCATGGTTGCACGTGGTGACCTGGGCGTTGAAATCCCGGTTGAAGAAGTTATCTTCGCGCAGAAGATGATGATCGAGAAATGCGTACGCGCTCGCAAAGTGGTAATCACCGCGACACAGATGCTGGACTCCATGATCAAAAACCCACGCCCTACCCGTGCGGAAGCTGGTGACGTTGCTAACGCCATCATCGACGGCACCGATGCGGTTATGCTGTCCGGCGAATCCGCAAAAGGTAAATACCCGCTGGAAGCTGTGACCATCATGGCAACCATCTGCGAACGTACCGACCGCGTGATGACCAGCCGTCTGGATAACAACCAGGACAGCCGTAAACTGCGCATCACCGAAGCTGTATGCCGCGGTGCGGTAGAAACTGCTGAGAAACTGGAGGCGCCTCTGATTGTTGTGGCAACCCAGGGCGGTAAATCTGCTAAAGCCGTGCGTAAATACTTCCCGAACGCAACCATCCTTGCCCTGACCACCAACGAAGTCACCGCTCGTCAGCTCGTGCTGAGTAAAGGCGTGGTGCCACAGCTGGTGAAAGAAATCGCCTCTACCGATGATTTCTACCGTCTGGGCAAAGATGTGGCGCTGGAAAGTGGTCTGGCTCGTAAAGGCGACATCGTGGTGATGGTTTCCGGCGCGCTGGTTCCGAGTGGCACCACCAACACGGCATCCGTTCACGTTCTGTAA
- the sufB gene encoding Fe-S cluster assembly protein SufB encodes MSRNTETSDEVQTWAGSHHYKEGFFTQLKTDEMAHGINEDVVRAISARRNEPEWMLEFRLNAYRAWVQMEEPHWLKANYEKLNYQDYSYYSAPSCGSCDDNCESQPGAVQQPGSNAYLTGEVEDAFKQLGVPVREGSEVAVDAIFDSVSVATTYREKLSEQGIIFCSFGEAIHEFPDLVKKYLGTVVPSNDNFFAALNAAVASDGTFIYVPKGVRCPMELSTYFRINAEKTGQFERTILIADEGSYVSYIEGCSAPVRDSYQLHAAVVEVIIHRDAEVKYSTVQNWFPGDGITGGILNFVTKRALCEGENSKMSWTQSETGSAITWKYPSVILRGDNSIGEFFSVALTAGHQQADTGTKMIHIGKNTKSTIISKGISAGHSQNSYRGLVKIMPTATNARNFTQCDSMLIGPDSGAHTFPYVECRNNTAQLEHEATTSRIGEDQLFYCLQRGIAQDDAISMIVNGFCKDVFSELPLEFAVEAQKLLAISLEHSVG; translated from the coding sequence ATGTCACGTAATACTGAAACGTCTGACGAAGTACAAACCTGGGCGGGTAGCCATCATTATAAAGAGGGCTTTTTCACCCAGCTGAAGACCGACGAAATGGCGCACGGCATCAATGAAGATGTGGTGCGTGCCATTTCTGCCCGGCGTAATGAGCCGGAGTGGATGCTGGAATTTCGTCTGAATGCCTACCGGGCCTGGGTGCAGATGGAAGAGCCGCACTGGCTGAAAGCGAACTACGAAAAGCTTAACTATCAGGATTACAGTTACTACTCTGCCCCTTCCTGCGGCAGCTGCGATGATAACTGTGAATCCCAGCCGGGGGCCGTTCAGCAGCCGGGCAGCAACGCTTACCTGACCGGGGAAGTCGAGGACGCCTTTAAGCAGCTGGGCGTACCGGTGCGCGAAGGCTCAGAGGTCGCAGTGGATGCTATTTTTGACTCCGTCTCCGTAGCGACAACCTACCGTGAAAAACTGTCCGAGCAGGGAATTATCTTCTGCTCCTTTGGCGAAGCCATTCACGAATTCCCTGATCTGGTTAAAAAGTATCTGGGGACCGTGGTGCCGAGCAATGACAACTTCTTTGCGGCGCTCAACGCCGCAGTGGCTTCAGACGGCACCTTTATTTATGTGCCGAAGGGCGTGCGCTGCCCGATGGAGCTGTCTACCTACTTCCGCATCAACGCGGAAAAAACTGGCCAGTTCGAGCGCACCATTCTGATAGCCGACGAAGGCAGCTACGTCAGCTATATCGAAGGTTGTTCAGCGCCGGTTCGCGACAGCTATCAGCTTCATGCGGCGGTGGTGGAAGTTATCATCCATCGCGATGCGGAGGTGAAATACTCCACGGTACAGAACTGGTTCCCCGGCGACGGTATAACCGGCGGCATTCTGAACTTCGTGACCAAGCGCGCGCTGTGCGAGGGCGAGAACAGCAAAATGTCCTGGACGCAGTCGGAAACCGGCTCGGCCATCACCTGGAAGTACCCGAGCGTGATCCTGCGCGGCGATAACTCCATCGGTGAATTTTTCTCCGTGGCGCTGACCGCAGGGCATCAGCAGGCGGATACCGGCACCAAGATGATCCACATCGGTAAAAATACCAAATCGACGATTATCTCGAAGGGGATCTCCGCAGGCCACAGCCAGAACAGCTATCGCGGGCTGGTGAAAATCATGCCGACGGCGACCAACGCCCGTAACTTCACCCAGTGCGACTCAATGCTTATCGGCCCGGACAGCGGAGCGCATACCTTCCCGTACGTGGAGTGCCGTAACAATACGGCCCAGCTGGAGCACGAGGCCACCACTTCGCGTATCGGTGAAGATCAGCTGTTCTACTGTTTACAGCGGGGTATCGCCCAGGACGATGCGATTTCGATGATCGTCAACGGCTTCTGTAAGGACGTCTTCTCTGAATTGCCGCTCGAATTCGCGGTGGAAGCACAAAAACTATTAGCGATTAGCCTCGAACACAGCGTCGGTTAA
- a CDS encoding 2-oxo-tetronate isomerase has product MVEPSHAIAKALGELLIDRNLSLATAESCTGGLVATTLCAAPDTPKFYAGGYIVFNDEAKSTLLGVKRETLSRHTAVSSEAVQQMAAGAMAHAKADVSIAISGYAGPEGGEDGTPAGTVWFAWQLSSQQALVKCEHFSGDAESVIRQAADYALAGTLLLVGNQNQK; this is encoded by the coding sequence ATGGTTGAACCATCCCATGCTATCGCCAAAGCGCTGGGTGAATTACTGATCGACAGAAATCTTTCCCTCGCTACCGCCGAGTCCTGCACGGGCGGGCTGGTTGCTACAACTCTTTGCGCGGCGCCCGACACGCCGAAATTTTATGCGGGCGGCTATATAGTCTTTAACGATGAGGCAAAAAGCACCCTGCTGGGCGTTAAAAGAGAAACGTTAAGCCGTCACACCGCGGTAAGCAGCGAAGCGGTGCAGCAGATGGCTGCGGGGGCCATGGCCCATGCCAAAGCAGATGTTAGTATTGCTATCAGCGGCTATGCCGGTCCTGAGGGCGGAGAAGACGGAACCCCGGCAGGAACGGTGTGGTTTGCCTGGCAGCTTTCCAGTCAGCAAGCCCTGGTAAAATGTGAGCATTTCAGCGGCGATGCTGAGTCGGTTATCAGGCAGGCGGCCGATTATGCGCTTGCCGGCACGCTATTATTAGTGGGAAATCAAAATCAAAAGTGA
- a CDS encoding major outer membrane lipoprotein produces the protein MNRTKLVLGAVILASTMLAGCSSNAKIDQLSSDVQTLNAKVDQLSNDVNAMRSDVQAAKDDAARANQRLDNQAHSYRK, from the coding sequence ATGAATCGTACTAAACTGGTACTGGGCGCGGTAATCCTGGCTTCTACTATGCTGGCAGGTTGTTCTTCTAACGCTAAAATCGATCAACTGTCTTCTGACGTTCAGACTCTGAACGCTAAAGTTGATCAGCTGAGCAACGACGTGAACGCAATGCGTTCTGACGTTCAGGCTGCTAAAGACGACGCAGCTCGCGCTAACCAGCGTCTGGACAACCAGGCTCACTCTTACCGTAAGTAA
- the sufC gene encoding Fe-S cluster assembly ATPase SufC, whose product MLSIKDLQVSVEEKEILRGLSLEIKPGEVHAIMGPNGSGKSTLSATLAGRDDYEVTGGQVYFKGKDLLELSPEERAGEGIFMAFQYPVEIPGVSNQFFLQTALNAVREYRGREPLDRFEFQDLMEEKIRLLKMPEDLLTRSVNVGFSGGEKKRNDILQMAVLEPELCILDESDSGLDIDALKIVAEGVNSLRDGNRAFVIVTHYQRILDYIKPDFVHVLYQGRIVKSGDFSLVKQLEEQGYGWLTEQQ is encoded by the coding sequence ATGTTGAGCATTAAAGATTTACAGGTCAGCGTTGAGGAAAAAGAGATCCTGCGTGGCCTGAGCCTCGAGATTAAACCGGGGGAAGTCCACGCCATTATGGGGCCGAACGGATCCGGGAAGAGTACGCTTTCCGCCACGCTCGCCGGGCGCGACGATTATGAGGTCACCGGTGGCCAGGTGTATTTTAAAGGGAAAGATCTGCTGGAACTCTCTCCGGAAGAGCGCGCCGGCGAAGGTATCTTTATGGCCTTCCAGTATCCGGTGGAAATCCCCGGCGTCAGCAACCAGTTCTTCCTGCAAACCGCGCTGAACGCGGTGCGTGAGTACCGGGGTAGGGAGCCGCTCGACCGCTTTGAATTCCAGGACCTGATGGAAGAAAAAATCAGGCTGCTGAAAATGCCGGAAGACCTGTTGACCCGCTCGGTCAACGTCGGCTTCTCTGGCGGTGAGAAGAAGCGTAACGATATCCTGCAGATGGCGGTGCTGGAGCCTGAGCTTTGCATTCTGGATGAGTCGGATTCCGGTCTGGACATCGACGCCCTGAAAATTGTGGCGGAAGGGGTGAACTCCCTGCGTGACGGTAACCGTGCCTTCGTCATCGTCACCCACTACCAGCGCATCCTGGACTACATCAAGCCTGACTTTGTCCACGTGCTGTATCAAGGGCGCATTGTGAAATCGGGTGATTTCAGTCTGGTGAAACAACTTGAGGAGCAGGGTTATGGCTGGCTTACCGAACAGCAGTAG
- the sufD gene encoding Fe-S cluster assembly protein SufD: MAGLPNSSSGNALQQWHHLFEANGDGRSKEAQEHMQQMLRLGLPTRKHENWKYTPLEGLLNNQFVLPAPQPVTKPEHDALALPGEAWRLVFVDGRYSAELSDDLTNSGYEVNFDAPRQSLPGAVQGEVFLHLTESLAEKVTHIQVARNHNPAKALLLMHISRGSGQGEMNTAHYRHHLTLGEGARATVIEHYVSFDEQPHFTGSRLTADVAANAQLRHYKLAFENVKSYHFAHNDLIVAQDAVVESNSFLLGAAVLRHNTSTQLNGENTTLRMNSLALPVNNEVCDTRTWLEHSKGYCNSRQLHKTIVRDKGRAVFNGMIKVAQHAIKTDGQMTNNNLLLGRLAEVDTKPQLEIYADDVKCSHGATIGRIDDEQMFYLRSRGINERAAQQMIIYAFAAELTESIYDEALKQQVLARIGQRFAGGEA, from the coding sequence ATGGCTGGCTTACCGAACAGCAGTAGCGGCAATGCTCTTCAGCAGTGGCACCACCTGTTCGAGGCGAACGGCGACGGGCGCAGCAAAGAGGCCCAGGAGCACATGCAGCAGATGCTGCGTCTGGGCCTGCCTACCCGCAAGCACGAAAACTGGAAATATACGCCACTGGAAGGCCTGCTGAACAATCAGTTTGTTCTTCCAGCCCCGCAGCCCGTAACGAAGCCGGAGCACGATGCGCTCGCTTTGCCGGGAGAGGCGTGGCGGTTGGTCTTTGTTGACGGGCGCTACAGCGCAGAGCTTAGCGACGATCTGACTAATAGCGGATATGAGGTTAACTTCGATGCCCCGCGTCAGTCATTGCCCGGGGCGGTACAGGGAGAAGTTTTCCTGCATCTGACGGAAAGTCTGGCCGAAAAAGTCACTCACATTCAGGTGGCGCGCAATCATAACCCTGCAAAAGCTTTGCTGCTGATGCATATCAGCCGCGGCAGCGGGCAGGGTGAGATGAACACCGCGCACTATCGGCATCATCTGACGCTGGGCGAAGGCGCGCGTGCGACCGTCATCGAGCATTACGTCAGCTTTGATGAACAGCCGCATTTTACCGGCTCGCGCCTGACTGCTGATGTAGCGGCCAACGCTCAGCTCCGGCATTACAAGCTGGCGTTTGAAAACGTGAAGAGCTACCACTTCGCCCACAACGACCTGATTGTTGCGCAGGACGCAGTGGTAGAGAGCAACAGCTTCCTGCTCGGAGCCGCAGTCTTGCGCCACAACACCAGCACTCAGCTCAACGGTGAAAATACCACGCTGCGCATGAATAGCCTGGCGCTGCCGGTGAACAACGAAGTGTGCGATACGCGCACCTGGCTTGAGCACAGCAAAGGCTACTGCAACAGCCGCCAGCTTCATAAAACTATCGTGCGTGACAAAGGGCGCGCGGTGTTTAACGGCATGATAAAAGTGGCGCAGCATGCGATCAAAACTGACGGGCAGATGACCAACAACAACCTGTTGTTAGGGCGTCTGGCAGAGGTTGATACCAAGCCGCAGCTTGAAATTTATGCCGATGACGTTAAGTGTAGCCACGGGGCAACCATTGGCCGCATTGACGATGAACAGATGTTCTACCTGCGCTCGCGCGGCATCAATGAACGGGCCGCGCAGCAGATGATTATCTACGCCTTTGCCGCAGAGCTGACGGAAAGCATTTACGACGAGGCGTTAAAACAGCAGGTGCTGGCGAGGATCGGCCAGCGCTTTGCAGGGGGCGAAGCATGA
- the sufE gene encoding cysteine desulfuration protein SufE — MATLPDKEKLLKNFSRCANWEEKYLYIIELGGRLPELAPEQHAPANIIQGCQSQVWIVMEQQPDGVITLAGDSDAAIVKGLIAVVFILYHQMTAQDILAFDVRPWFEKLALAQHLTPSRSQGLEAMIRSIRTKAANLS, encoded by the coding sequence ATGGCCACGCTGCCAGACAAAGAGAAACTGCTGAAGAACTTCAGCCGCTGTGCGAACTGGGAAGAGAAGTATCTGTATATCATCGAGCTGGGCGGGCGGCTGCCCGAGCTTGCGCCGGAACAGCATGCGCCTGCCAATATCATTCAGGGCTGCCAGAGTCAGGTATGGATTGTGATGGAGCAGCAGCCGGACGGCGTGATAACGCTTGCGGGGGACAGCGATGCGGCTATCGTCAAAGGGCTGATAGCCGTCGTCTTTATTCTTTATCACCAGATGACGGCGCAGGATATTCTCGCTTTTGACGTGCGCCCCTGGTTTGAGAAACTAGCGCTTGCCCAGCATCTTACGCCGTCCCGCTCCCAGGGCCTCGAGGCGATGATCCGCTCTATCCGCACCAAAGCCGCCAATCTTAGCTAA
- the sufA gene encoding Fe-S cluster assembly scaffold SufA encodes MDVQTGSFDPNEFAWQGLTLTPEAGTHIRKLAGQQPDLLGVRLSIKQTGCAGFGYVLDTVKEPHKDDLLFEMEGAKLWVPLSAMPFIDGTEVDYVREGLNEIFKFNNPKAQHECGCGESFGV; translated from the coding sequence ATGGATGTGCAAACCGGTAGCTTCGATCCCAATGAATTCGCCTGGCAGGGGCTGACGCTGACGCCCGAGGCGGGCACGCATATTCGTAAGCTGGCAGGCCAACAGCCGGACCTGCTCGGCGTGCGGCTGAGCATCAAACAGACCGGCTGCGCCGGATTTGGCTACGTGCTGGATACAGTCAAAGAACCCCACAAGGACGATCTCCTCTTTGAAATGGAGGGGGCAAAGTTGTGGGTTCCGCTGTCGGCCATGCCGTTTATCGACGGCACCGAGGTTGACTACGTGCGCGAAGGACTAAACGAGATTTTCAAATTCAACAACCCGAAAGCGCAGCACGAATGTGGCTGCGGCGAAAGCTTTGGGGTGTAG
- a CDS encoding MFS transporter: protein MFVQNRWLILAIVTSTLFLIIIDMTVLYTALPRLTQALDATSSEKLWIVNAYPLVVAGLLPGAGMLSDRFGHKRMFMSGLPVFALASLCAAWSPTAELLIASRVFLALGATMMMPATLAIVRQVFTDERERALAIGIWAAVASAAAALGPVIGGVLLEYFWWGSVFLINVPIVLTVMPFAWLLIPRSRGNAERPLDVVGSLLIMAGLVGVIYALKELSKLDASLPTMAGSAIAGVIFLGLFVRRQQRSAQPMIDFSLFRNRQFTSGVCVAVVSMIALTGVELVLTQRLQLVLGLTPLMAGLTILPISIASALASPLAGLLLPRTGGSALMRGGLLLTAAGMLSLILLAENGYAVQLIALFIIGFGLGATVTAASTSIMLNAPEGKAGMVAAIEDVAWEMGGVLGVTLLGGIMTAVYSASLTLPVGLVSDSTAYDSLDEALRIAANLSQPKAAQLAELARGAFEHAYFVVMVCAAAFMAAGFVLVKLLSGKGLRGMLRHQ from the coding sequence ATGTTCGTCCAAAATCGCTGGCTAATCCTGGCGATCGTTACCAGCACGCTTTTTTTGATCATCATCGACATGACCGTCCTGTATACGGCTCTGCCGCGCCTCACCCAGGCGCTGGACGCCACCTCGTCTGAAAAACTGTGGATCGTGAATGCCTATCCGCTGGTCGTTGCCGGGCTGCTGCCGGGAGCGGGTATGCTGAGCGACCGCTTCGGCCATAAGCGGATGTTTATGTCCGGTCTGCCCGTATTCGCGCTGGCATCGCTTTGCGCCGCCTGGTCCCCGACGGCAGAACTGCTGATCGCCTCGCGGGTCTTTCTGGCTCTTGGGGCAACCATGATGATGCCCGCCACGCTGGCGATTGTGCGCCAGGTCTTTACTGATGAGCGTGAGAGAGCGCTGGCCATCGGTATCTGGGCGGCGGTTGCCTCCGCAGCCGCGGCGCTCGGCCCCGTCATTGGCGGCGTTCTGCTTGAGTATTTCTGGTGGGGATCTGTATTTCTTATCAACGTTCCCATCGTTCTGACGGTCATGCCATTTGCCTGGCTACTCATTCCCCGCAGCAGGGGAAACGCAGAACGCCCGCTGGACGTTGTGGGCTCGCTACTTATCATGGCCGGGCTGGTTGGCGTAATTTACGCGCTGAAAGAGCTGAGCAAGCTCGATGCTTCCCTGCCGACCATGGCAGGCTCCGCCATTGCGGGCGTGATATTCCTTGGGCTGTTTGTCCGGCGACAGCAACGGTCTGCCCAGCCGATGATTGATTTTTCGCTGTTCCGCAATCGCCAGTTTACCAGCGGCGTGTGCGTGGCCGTCGTCTCGATGATCGCTCTGACCGGCGTTGAGCTGGTGCTGACCCAGCGGTTGCAGCTGGTGCTTGGCCTGACGCCGCTGATGGCGGGCCTGACGATTTTGCCGATCTCCATTGCCAGCGCCCTGGCCTCTCCGCTGGCCGGTCTGCTGCTGCCCCGTACCGGCGGCTCAGCCCTGATGCGGGGCGGATTATTGCTCACGGCGGCAGGGATGCTGAGTCTGATTCTGCTGGCTGAGAACGGGTATGCCGTACAGCTTATCGCATTGTTTATTATCGGCTTTGGCCTGGGCGCGACCGTCACCGCAGCCTCCACCTCCATCATGCTCAATGCACCTGAAGGAAAGGCAGGCATGGTTGCCGCCATTGAGGATGTCGCCTGGGAGATGGGCGGCGTGCTGGGCGTAACGCTGCTCGGTGGCATCATGACCGCGGTCTACAGCGCGTCGCTGACCCTGCCCGTCGGGCTGGTGAGCGACAGTACAGCCTACGACAGCCTTGATGAAGCCTTGCGCATTGCCGCAAATCTTAGCCAGCCGAAAGCAGCACAGCTGGCTGAACTTGCTCGTGGGGCGTTTGAACACGCGTATTTCGTGGTGATGGTTTGCGCAGCGGCATTCATGGCGGCGGGATTTGTGCTGGTAAAGCTGTTGTCCGGCAAGGGCCTGCGGGGAATGCTCAGGCACCAGTAA
- a CDS encoding L,D-transpeptidase family protein, giving the protein MKCAFSKITLVFLSALAAGQSAWAVDYLLPPPGSRIIGENQTYLVPGDGKNLEAVAAKYNTGVLLLLEANNTVDPFLPKAGSELVIPSQMILPDTPREGIVINLAELRLYYYPPGQNRVEVYPLGIGQLGRETPVMVTRISQKIPNPTWTPTANIRARSKAQGITLPAVVPAGPNNPLGRYALRLEKGGGEYLIHGTNARNSIGLRVSSGCMRMRAPDIKALFSQVAWGTRVEIINEPVKYTTEPDGRRYVEVHQPLSRNDWENPQTVPIAISASFGTFIDNSLSDRAQVESAMVRRAGYPVLVNAQQGVPSQPVNITPIQSVRAAPGAAPTTQATNALSGQSSVVMR; this is encoded by the coding sequence ATGAAATGCGCGTTCTCTAAAATAACTCTCGTTTTTCTCAGCGCTCTGGCTGCAGGCCAGTCGGCGTGGGCGGTTGATTATTTATTACCGCCTCCGGGCAGCCGGATAATTGGCGAAAATCAGACATATCTTGTCCCCGGCGACGGAAAAAATCTGGAAGCCGTGGCGGCAAAATACAACACCGGCGTGCTGTTATTACTTGAGGCCAACAACACGGTCGATCCTTTTTTGCCGAAAGCGGGCAGTGAATTAGTTATTCCATCGCAAATGATTCTGCCGGATACCCCGCGCGAGGGCATCGTCATCAATCTTGCCGAGCTGCGACTCTATTATTATCCGCCGGGACAAAACCGCGTTGAGGTTTATCCGCTGGGTATCGGGCAGCTTGGGCGCGAGACGCCGGTGATGGTGACACGAATCAGCCAAAAAATCCCTAACCCGACCTGGACCCCAACGGCGAACATTCGGGCGCGCTCGAAGGCGCAGGGGATTACGCTGCCTGCGGTAGTTCCGGCCGGGCCGAACAATCCGCTGGGCCGGTATGCGCTGCGGCTGGAGAAAGGCGGCGGCGAATATCTCATTCATGGCACCAATGCCCGCAACAGTATCGGACTGCGTGTCAGTTCCGGCTGCATGCGCATGAGGGCGCCGGATATTAAGGCGCTGTTCAGCCAGGTGGCGTGGGGAACGCGGGTGGAGATCATTAATGAACCTGTGAAATATACTACCGAGCCGGACGGCAGGCGTTATGTAGAGGTCCATCAGCCGCTGTCCCGCAACGACTGGGAGAATCCGCAGACCGTTCCCATCGCGATATCAGCGTCTTTTGGGACGTTTATCGACAACTCCCTAAGCGACAGAGCGCAGGTGGAAAGCGCTATGGTAAGAAGGGCGGGCTATCCGGTGCTGGTTAACGCGCAGCAGGGTGTTCCGTCACAGCCAGTGAACATTACCCCTATACAGAGCGTCAGAGCGGCCCCTGGGGCAGCGCCAACGACACAGGCGACAAACGCTCTCAGTGGCCAAAGCAGCGTGGTGATGCGTTAG